Proteins encoded in a region of the Saccharothrix ecbatanensis genome:
- a CDS encoding patatin-like phospholipase family protein, translated as MPHGRGERSGETIRAVVDLPGPVGFVLGGGGSLGAGQVGMLRALAECGVAPDLVVGTSVGSVNGSLLALDPAGAFERLAAIWQHMTRARVFPGGLLAQARTLRQHKTHLFPNTGLAEVLGFGLGGARDFAELTLPFGAVAVDSVTGAAITLTSGDLVSAVLASSAIPGIYPAVRRDGHVLYDGGVLANVPIRQALAMGAKSLVVLDCAFPGHLPTVPATLAETLLFWATLSTRNQAVLEAELASAAVPVVYLPGPPVQPVTPLDFGHTAELIAASYEACTAFLAQIEIKGPGLYGHPSGTY; from the coding sequence ATGCCGCACGGGCGCGGCGAACGGTCCGGTGAGACGATCCGGGCCGTGGTGGATCTCCCCGGACCGGTCGGATTCGTGCTCGGCGGTGGCGGCAGCCTGGGCGCGGGCCAGGTCGGCATGCTGCGCGCGCTGGCCGAGTGCGGTGTCGCGCCGGACCTCGTCGTCGGCACGTCGGTCGGCTCGGTCAACGGCTCGCTGCTCGCGCTCGACCCGGCCGGCGCCTTCGAACGCCTCGCCGCGATCTGGCAGCACATGACCAGGGCCCGCGTCTTCCCCGGCGGACTCCTCGCGCAGGCCCGGACGTTGCGGCAGCACAAGACGCACCTGTTCCCCAACACCGGGCTGGCCGAGGTGCTCGGGTTCGGCCTGGGCGGCGCGCGGGACTTCGCCGAGCTGACCCTGCCGTTCGGCGCCGTCGCGGTCGACTCGGTGACCGGCGCCGCCATCACGCTGACCTCGGGTGACCTGGTCTCGGCGGTGCTCGCCAGCAGCGCCATCCCGGGCATCTACCCGGCCGTCCGGCGCGACGGGCACGTGCTCTACGACGGCGGTGTGCTGGCGAACGTGCCCATCCGCCAGGCGCTCGCGATGGGGGCGAAGTCGCTGGTCGTGCTGGACTGCGCGTTCCCCGGCCACCTGCCGACCGTGCCCGCGACCCTCGCCGAGACGCTGCTGTTCTGGGCCACCCTGAGCACCCGCAACCAGGCCGTGCTGGAAGCCGAGCTGGCGTCAGCCGCCGTGCCGGTCGTCTACCTGCCCGGACCGCCCGTCCAGCCGGTCACCCCGCTCGACTTCGGGCACACCGCCGAGCTGATCGCCGCGTCCTACGAAGCCTGCACCGCGTTCCTCGCCCAGATCGAGATCAAGGGCCCGGGCTTGTACGGTCACCCGTCCGGGACATACTGA
- a CDS encoding alpha/beta fold hydrolase, which produces MTTLDHWGGTSLYADLDGPVHYVDFGGDGPTVVLVHGLGGSHLNWCLLAPHLVDRHRVLAVDLAGFGLTHPEGRSTTVPANARLLERFLAEVVGEPVALVGNSMGGMISILHAARRPETVTALALLDPALPLALGARLDPQVAAAFAAYTVPGLGAWFLAKSRAGVSTRRQVKRVLNMVCANAKTVPEEVILASMSLLEQRAEVPGLDEAFLTAARSVVWTGATSRRYYTAMSRVRVPVYLMAGEKDRLVPLASAREAARRNPSWRFEVLDGVGHVPQVEAPELVAGRIKDWLV; this is translated from the coding sequence ATGACCACACTCGACCATTGGGGCGGGACGAGCCTCTACGCCGACCTGGACGGCCCGGTGCACTACGTCGACTTCGGCGGTGACGGGCCGACGGTGGTGCTCGTGCACGGCCTCGGCGGATCGCACCTCAACTGGTGCCTGCTCGCGCCGCACCTGGTCGACCGCCACCGCGTGCTGGCCGTCGACCTGGCCGGGTTCGGCCTCACCCACCCCGAGGGCCGCTCCACGACCGTGCCCGCGAACGCCCGACTGCTCGAACGGTTCCTCGCGGAGGTCGTCGGCGAGCCGGTGGCGCTGGTCGGCAACTCGATGGGCGGGATGATCTCCATCCTGCACGCCGCCCGCAGACCGGAGACCGTCACCGCGCTGGCCCTGCTCGACCCCGCCCTGCCGCTGGCGCTCGGTGCGCGGCTGGACCCGCAGGTCGCGGCGGCGTTCGCGGCGTACACGGTGCCGGGGCTGGGGGCGTGGTTCCTGGCGAAGTCGCGTGCGGGCGTGTCGACGCGCCGGCAGGTCAAGCGGGTGCTGAACATGGTGTGCGCCAACGCGAAGACCGTGCCCGAAGAGGTGATCCTCGCGTCGATGTCACTGCTGGAGCAGCGCGCCGAGGTGCCGGGCCTGGACGAGGCGTTCCTGACCGCCGCGCGGTCCGTGGTGTGGACGGGCGCGACCAGCCGCCGGTACTACACGGCGATGAGCAGGGTCCGGGTGCCGGTCTACCTGATGGCGGGGGAGAAGGACCGCCTGGTGCCCTTGGCATCGGCCCGCGAAGCCGCCCGCCGCAACCCGTCGTGGCGGTTCGAGGTGCTGGACGGCGTCGGCCACGTGCCGCAGGTCGAGGCGCCGGAACTCGTGGCCGGCCGGATCAAGGACTGGCTGGTCTAG
- a CDS encoding DUF397 domain-containing protein: MKRRTGWFKSSHSAENPACVEVRFVPDTTDVRDSKNPTGPTLSFPRGAWTQFLGRRAR; encoded by the coding sequence GTGAAGCGTCGCACCGGCTGGTTCAAGTCGAGTCACAGCGCCGAGAACCCGGCTTGTGTCGAGGTTCGGTTCGTTCCCGACACGACCGACGTGCGCGACTCGAAGAACCCCACCGGGCCGACGCTGTCGTTCCCCCGTGGCGCTTGGACGCAGTTCCTGGGTCGCCGCGCTCGCTAG
- a CDS encoding helix-turn-helix domain-containing protein has translation MTSSPSVAGWELGLRLRERRELMDVTAASAGKAIDTSQSYISGVESGKLKINASKLAELAAVLDFDATELEELQELREAAGKRAWWSPYSAMFSAEVLRYFGFEAGAESIRAYSAGMITSLLQTEDYAMAIMNGGAPSIRLAEANRRVEVRMKRQQRLDDPDDPLKLTTVITESALRQMVGGPTVMAAQLDHLAAKIDQHPDTIDVRVVPFSADYHNAIGGSTFYLLGFASSRLPELVWQETVSTTDLIDQPMRIREYSLAHSQAMDHALDRTGSLGLIERIRKEIE, from the coding sequence ATGACTTCGTCACCGTCAGTAGCAGGTTGGGAGCTGGGCCTCCGCCTGCGAGAGCGCCGTGAACTGATGGACGTCACCGCCGCGTCGGCGGGCAAGGCCATCGACACCAGCCAGTCGTACATCTCCGGCGTGGAGAGCGGAAAGCTCAAGATCAACGCGAGCAAACTCGCCGAACTCGCCGCCGTGCTGGACTTCGACGCGACCGAACTGGAGGAACTGCAAGAACTCCGCGAGGCCGCGGGCAAACGCGCCTGGTGGAGCCCGTACTCCGCCATGTTCAGCGCGGAAGTGCTGCGCTACTTCGGTTTCGAAGCGGGCGCCGAGAGCATCCGGGCCTACAGCGCGGGCATGATCACCAGCCTGCTCCAGACCGAGGACTACGCCATGGCGATCATGAACGGCGGCGCGCCGAGCATCCGGCTGGCGGAAGCGAACCGCCGCGTCGAGGTGCGGATGAAGCGGCAGCAGCGCCTCGACGACCCCGACGACCCGCTCAAGCTCACCACCGTGATCACCGAATCGGCGCTGCGCCAGATGGTCGGCGGTCCCACGGTGATGGCGGCCCAGCTCGACCACCTGGCCGCGAAGATCGACCAGCACCCGGACACGATCGACGTCCGGGTCGTGCCGTTCAGCGCCGACTACCACAACGCGATCGGCGGCTCGACGTTCTACCTCCTCGGCTTCGCCAGCAGCAGGCTGCCCGAGTTGGTGTGGCAGGAAACCGTGTCCACCACCGATCTCATCGATCAGCCGATGCGGATCCGCGAGTACAGTCTTGCCCACAGCCAGGCCATGGACCACGCGCTCGACCGGACCGGATCACTGGGTCTGATCGAGCGGATCCGGAAGGAGATCGAGTGA